In a single window of the Streptomyces sp. NBC_00094 genome:
- a CDS encoding DUF2786 domain-containing protein — MRYRSPESPAERAFRESREEWLEARVHDLADVLETAGAQLYRLLPSDFGDQRRVAAATIARVAADRARARSVGDTVRWLERLMPGAQPHDLTDSVRELRARLAPGDEPALWSWNAGAWEEMLLWWWWRSQRRTGEMERDYAGWRSRWSADVPWDGPVDFPQRAPRRHGRELLTLAEFFTHEPEPLSLLARAVLDAPETAATVQDVVLLREEHLQGAGHLLWLAEQQACAEELEAWRRKQQASGSEATRAFLAELSEAVKRYMSVVLQPVISALSGCERALLSHSKRGPWRSADDYLGAFLDFLDWQGRAPDDTQVERQATELADQGRTTWHGMEGSLPVWYHIVTSPQERAAAKAYSGAPSASVLRVRTGAPVQASFDLFSMDLWNESGEPEAEWYPEPGIDIHYDGDSAFDLGALLAVARLGYARLEFLAVGADGGVQRLRTVLARVREEDTPAWRRWALASLAVLAPEPDDLADAITRQDDDGADHGADDDEGWDDYEDPEVRRTPEEHVARPAAGGLPPALLGKVRALLRQAEDSSVTEQEARTFLDKATELMAKYGIEQAMLDDVSDPGKPVDKVVDLYAPYVKEARRLLSWIAGEMRCSAVYPGGKDNRHRVHLFGFEADLHATEVLFTSLRFQMLRGADVADALHRPEGEDARAYKRSWMLGFIREVTTRIGAAQRAARAAADTKQQTDPLGADSAGRSVALVLADRSAVVQAQVSARYPKLGKTRPTKFKGTGYWQGVADGKHAEIGGPAFADEDDMDQLTH, encoded by the coding sequence GCGGACCGTGCACGGGCCCGGTCCGTGGGCGACACGGTTCGCTGGCTGGAGCGTCTGATGCCGGGCGCTCAGCCCCACGACTTGACGGATTCGGTGCGGGAGCTGCGTGCCCGCCTCGCACCCGGTGACGAACCCGCCCTGTGGTCCTGGAACGCCGGGGCCTGGGAGGAGATGCTGTTGTGGTGGTGGTGGCGGAGCCAGCGCCGCACCGGAGAAATGGAGCGGGACTACGCCGGATGGCGCTCACGCTGGTCGGCAGACGTCCCGTGGGACGGCCCAGTGGATTTCCCCCAGCGGGCACCGCGCCGCCACGGCCGGGAACTCCTCACCCTGGCCGAGTTCTTCACCCACGAGCCCGAACCTCTGAGCCTCCTCGCACGAGCCGTGCTCGACGCGCCGGAGACGGCCGCGACGGTCCAGGACGTCGTCCTCCTGCGTGAGGAGCACCTCCAAGGTGCCGGACACCTGCTGTGGCTGGCCGAGCAGCAGGCGTGCGCCGAGGAGCTCGAAGCCTGGCGGCGCAAGCAGCAGGCGAGCGGCTCGGAAGCGACACGCGCCTTCCTCGCGGAGCTGTCCGAAGCGGTCAAGAGGTACATGTCCGTCGTCCTCCAGCCCGTGATCTCCGCGCTGTCCGGCTGTGAGCGCGCCCTTCTGAGCCACAGCAAGCGCGGCCCATGGCGGTCCGCCGACGACTACCTGGGCGCCTTCCTCGACTTCCTCGACTGGCAGGGCCGAGCCCCGGACGACACCCAGGTCGAGCGGCAGGCCACGGAACTCGCGGACCAAGGCAGGACCACCTGGCACGGGATGGAGGGCTCCCTTCCGGTCTGGTACCACATCGTCACGTCCCCGCAGGAGAGAGCGGCGGCGAAGGCGTACTCGGGAGCGCCGTCCGCATCCGTCCTGCGCGTCAGGACCGGTGCGCCGGTGCAGGCTTCCTTCGACCTCTTCTCGATGGACCTGTGGAACGAGTCGGGCGAGCCCGAGGCCGAGTGGTACCCCGAGCCCGGAATCGACATCCACTACGACGGCGACAGCGCGTTCGACCTCGGTGCACTGCTCGCCGTCGCACGACTCGGCTACGCACGCCTGGAGTTCCTCGCCGTGGGGGCCGACGGAGGAGTCCAGCGGCTGCGTACGGTCCTCGCCCGCGTACGGGAGGAGGACACCCCGGCCTGGCGGAGGTGGGCACTGGCGTCCCTCGCGGTACTCGCCCCCGAGCCCGACGACCTGGCCGACGCGATCACCCGGCAGGACGACGACGGAGCCGACCACGGCGCGGACGACGACGAAGGCTGGGACGACTACGAAGACCCGGAGGTGCGACGGACTCCCGAGGAGCACGTCGCACGTCCCGCCGCCGGTGGCCTGCCGCCCGCGCTCCTCGGAAAGGTCAGGGCGCTGCTCCGGCAGGCCGAGGACTCCAGCGTCACAGAGCAGGAGGCCCGTACGTTCCTCGACAAGGCCACCGAGCTGATGGCCAAGTACGGCATCGAGCAGGCCATGCTCGACGACGTGTCCGATCCGGGCAAGCCGGTGGACAAGGTCGTCGATCTGTATGCCCCGTACGTCAAGGAGGCCCGGCGGCTGCTCAGCTGGATCGCGGGGGAGATGCGGTGCAGCGCCGTGTACCCCGGCGGCAAGGACAACCGGCACCGGGTGCACCTGTTCGGCTTCGAGGCGGACCTCCACGCGACCGAAGTTCTGTTCACGAGTCTGCGCTTCCAGATGCTGAGGGGGGCGGACGTCGCCGATGCGCTGCACCGGCCGGAGGGCGAGGACGCGCGCGCGTACAAGCGGTCCTGGATGCTCGGCTTCATCCGCGAGGTCACCACCCGCATCGGCGCGGCCCAGCGGGCGGCGAGGGCAGCTGCCGACACCAAGCAGCAGACCGACCCCCTGGGAGCGGACTCGGCCGGACGCAGCGTGGCCCTGGTCCTCGCGGACCGCTCCGCCGTCGTCCAGGCCCAGGTCTCCGCCCGCTACCCGAAGCTCGGCAAGACCCGCCCGACCAAGTTCAAGGGCACGGGCTACTGGCAAGGGGTGGCCGACGGGAAACACGCCGAGATCGGCGGGCCGGCCTT